A stretch of the Gracilinanus agilis isolate LMUSP501 chromosome 4, AgileGrace, whole genome shotgun sequence genome encodes the following:
- the GPC2 gene encoding glypican-2, giving the protein MSPLQPLLLLLLPLCPGPGGEAKATRSCAETRQVLGARGYSLSLLPPTLISGEHLRVCPQEYTCCSSETEQRLTRETEDTFRGLVEESGSFLVHTLAARHRKFDEFFQELLSASERSLSQLFSRSYGRLFVQHVPVFSGLFSQLRGHYRGTSAGLDDALSEFWAQLLERAFPLLHPQYSFPPDYLLCLARLSTSPDGQLQPFGDSPRRLRLQVTRALVAARAFIQGLATGRDVVSSALKVSMSEGCVRAVMRLTGCPLCRGSPSLRPCRGFCLNVARGCLSTGGLEPDWGSYLDTLLLLAERLQGPFSFELASESIGVKISEGLMFLQENSMGISAQVFQGCGGPHPAPARSRRAPSPQDEVGQLWTFPLEEEWPTTAAGTNLPRLVWELRERLSRVRGFWAGLPLTLCGDPRMSMDVTEEAMPCWTGAGWGRYLPPVVGNSLAEQLKNPELEVDISGPSLSTRRQRLQLRAATARMRAAALGHDLDLQDADEDASGSGEGQHYADDWTAGAAAVAPPARPPRRDTPMGKGGGGSSSRYNHNGARSQVTSGNLPTHPFLFLLTLTLVLLGSQ; this is encoded by the exons ATGTCCCCTCTGCAGCCCCTTCTGCTCCTGCTGCTGCCCCTGTGCCCCGGGCCAGGGGGCGAGGCCAAAGCCACTCGGAGCTGCGCAGAGACCCGGCAGGTGCTGGGGGCCCGGGGTTACAGCCTGAGCTTACTGCCTCCCACACTGATCTCTG GTGAGCATCTCCGGGTCTGCCCTCAGGAATACACTTGCTGCTCCAGTGAAACAGAGCAGAGGCTCACTCGGGAGACAGAAGATACTTTTCGGGGTCTGGTGGAAGAGAGCGGATCCTTTCTTGTCCATACTCTAGCTGCTCGACATCGGAAATTTGATG AGTTTTTCCAGGAGTTGCTCTCTGCATCTGAACGCTCCCTCTCCCAGTTGTTCTCTCGATCCTATGGCCGCCTGTTTGTCCAGCATGTACCAGTGTTCAGTGGGCTCTTCTCACAGCTACGTGGCCATTACCGGGGAACCAGTGCAGGATTAGATGATGCCTTGTCTGAATTCTGGGCTCAACTCTTGGAAAGGGCATTTCCCCTGCTTCATCCACAGTACAGTTTTCCCCCTGACTACCTGCTTTGTCTTGCCCGCCTCTCTACATCCCCAGATGGCCAGCTACAGCCCTTTGGGGACTCACCTCGACGCCTCCGCCTGCAG GTTACTCGAGCTCTTGTAGCTGCTCGTGCCTTCATCCAGGGACTGGCAACTGGAAGAGATGTGGTCAGCTCAGCACTTAAG GTGTCGATGTCTGAGGGCTGTGTCCGGGCTGTGATGCGTCTAACTGGTTGTCCTCTGTGCCGAGGGTCGCCCTCTCTGCGGCCCTGCCGGGGCTTTTGCCTCAATGTGGCTCGAGGCTGTCTCAGTACCGGGGGGCTAGAGCCGGACTGGGGGAGCTACTTGG ACACACTCTTGCTTCTGGCAGAGAGGCTCCAAGGTCCCTTCTCCTTTGAGTTAGCATCGGAGTCCATTGGAGTGAAGATCTCTGAGGGTTTGATGTTTCTGcaggaaaacagtatggggatcTCAGCCCAG GTGTTTCAGGGATGTGGGGGTCCTCATCCAGCCCCTGCCCGTTCTCGGAGAGCTCCTTCACCCCAGGATGAGGTTGGTCAACTGTGGACATTTCCTCTTGAGGAGGAGTGGCCCACCACAGCAGCAGGAACCAATTTGCCCCGGCTG GTGTGGGAGCTCCGGGAGCGGCTGAGCCGGGTCCGGGGTTTCTGGGCAGGGCTGCCCCTGACACTGTGTGGAGATCCACGGATGTCAATGGATGTTACAGAAGAGGCAATGCCCTGCTGGACGGGGGCTGGATGGGGACG GTACCTGCCACCTGTAGTAGGAAACTCCTTGGCAGAACAGCTCAAAAACCCAGAGTTGGAAGTGGACATCTCAGGTCCCAGCCTCTCCACCAGACGGCAGAGACTGCAGCTTCGGGCAGCCACAGCTCGAATGAGGGCAGCAGCTCTTGGGCATGACCTGGACCTTCAAGATGCAG ATGAGGATGCTAGTGGTTCTGGGGAAGGGCAGCACTATGCAGATGACTGGACAGCAGGAGCAGCAGCTGTGGCCCCACCAGCCCGGCCCCCAAGAAGGGACACCCCTATGGGTAAAGGTGGTGGTGGCAGCAGTAGTCGCTACAACCACAATGGTGCCAGGAGCCAAGTGACTTCTGGGAATCTTCCTACccacccttttctctttctcttaaccCTAACTCTGGTCCTGCTTGGGTCTCAATAA
- the GAL3ST4 gene encoding galactose-3-O-sulfotransferase 4, with translation MLQKYFCFRIMRLWLWGSKGLWAALVVFVTIGLAFQIWRGPFQKRPPGLYFPQLWTSTSDSPGSSLVPSCHPQQQLVFLKTHKSGSSSVLSLLHQYGDRHSLRFALPVRYQFGYPKSFQATTVKGYLPHGGGPQPAFHILCHHMRFNLPEVLRVMPSDSFFFSIVRDPAAVAISAFSYYKSVSSAFRAAPSLAAFLASPRAFYRQGGRGDHYARNLLWFDFGLPLPREMRALKRHPKPLKRTQSSGVQIWPSSSVSRPSKPDPNSLLKPPSHPKSHVQSADHSMSLSPSATDSVSSSFIQWALAWLDSTFDLVLVAEYFDESLVLLADALCWGLDDVVGFVHNAQATGMKSVKGHKEVKDQGEIKDKQMIARARAWNNLDWALYVHFNHSLWDRADRYGRVRLASAVAKLRARRSALASRCLLGGGAVDPSQIADLQLRPFQFGARGVLGYVLRKGLTRQDQEECERLATPELQYKDKLDAKQFPKAVQSLSPNATNPGPKGS, from the exons ATGTTGCAGAAGTATTTCTGCTTCAG GATAATGCGTCTCTGGCTGTGGGGGTCCAAGGGCCTCTGGGCTGCTTTGGTAGTCTTCGTGACCATTGGATTAGCTTTCCAGATTTGGCGAGGGCCCTTCCAGAAGAG gcctccTGGGCTATATTTTCCCCAACTGTGGACTTCTACCTCTGACTCCCCTGGCTCTTCTTTGGTCCCATCCTGTCACCCCCAGCAGCAGCTTGTTTTCCTGAAGACACATAAATCTGGGAGCAGTTCTGTACTAAGCCTTCTCCACCAGTATGGGGACCGGCATAGCCTACGCTTTGCCCTGCCTGTTCGATACCAATTTGGATACCCAAAGTCCTTCCAGGCTACTACAGTCAAAGGTTACCTCCCCCATGGTGGGGGACCCCAGCCTGCCTTCCACATCCTCTGTCACCACATGAGGTTCAACCTCCCAGAG GTACTCCGGGTCATGCCCTCTGACAGTTTCTTCTTCTCCATTGTCCGAGACCCTGCGGCAGTGGCAATTTCTGCCTTCTCCTACTACAAATCTGTATCATCTGCCTTCCGTGCAGCACCATCTCTGGCTGCCTTCCTGGCTTCACCACGAGCATTCTACCGGCAAGGGGGACGTGGGGACCACTATGCCCGGAACTTGCTCTGGTTTGATTTTGGCCTTCCTTTACCCCGAGAAATGAGAGCATTGAAGAGGCATCCCAAACCCCTCAAAAGAACCCAGTCCTCAGGTGTACAAATATGGCCATCTAGCTCTGTATCCAGGCCCTCAAAGCCTGACCCCAACTCCCTTCTCAAACCTCCTTCCCATCCCAAATCCCATGTTCAATCAGCTGACCATTCCATGTCCCTCAGTCCTTCTGCAACAGATTCAGTATCTTCATCCTTCATCCAATGGGCTCTGGCCTGGCTAGACTCAACTTTTGACCTGGTCTTGGTGGCAGAATACTTTGATGAGTCATTGGTCCTTCTGGCAGATGCCCTGTGCTGGGGCCTGGATGATGTGGTAGGCTTTGTACACAATGCTCAGGCAACTGGTATGAAGAGTGTGAAAGGTCATAAGGAGGTCAAAGATCAAGGTGAAATCAAGGATAAGCAAATGATTGCAAGGGCTAGAGCTTGGAACAACTTAGACTGGGCTCTCTATGTTCACTTCAATCACAGCCTGTGGGACCGTGCAGACCGTTATGGGAGGGTGAGGCTTGCTTCAGCAGTAGCCAAACTTAGGGCTCGTAGGTCAGCTTTGGCATCCCGATGCCTTTTGGGGGGAGGAGCTGTGGACCCTAGTCAAATAGCTGACCTCCAGCTCCGTCCTTTCCAGTTTGGGGCACGGGGGGTTCTGGGCTATGTACTAAGAAAGGGGCTAACCCGCCAAGACCAAGAAGAGTGTGAGCGCCTTGCTACCCCAGAGCTGCAGTATAAAGACAAGCTGGATGCCAAACAGTTCCCCAAAGCTGTTCAGTCACTCTCTCCTAATGCCACAAACCCAGGCCCTAAAGGCAGCTGA
- the TRAPPC14 gene encoding trafficking protein particle complex subunit 14, which translates to MESQCDYSMYFPAVPLPPRAELAGDPGRYRALPRRNHLYLGETVRFLLVLRCRGSAEAGSGEAPGAAWAELAEALAALASVSAGSGAPGSGDQDLEPPGSAGLFSDCSPLLTHGPGPATGGGATMLPVEEPIVSTDEVIFPLTISLDKLPPGTLKAKIVVTVWKREVETAEVRDHGYLRLLQTRAPGETFRGEQNAFKAQVSTLLTLLPPPVLKCRQITVAGKHLTVLKVLNSSSQEEISIWDIRILPNFNASYLPVMPDGSVLLVDNVCHQSGEVSMGSFCRLPGSSGCFPCPLSALEEHNFLFQLRAGEQPPPKGQEGLEVSLVAIVQWSTPKLPFTQSIYTHYRLPSIRLDRPCFVMTASCESPVRVHERFTVTYTLLNNLQDFLAVRLVWTPEHAQTGKQLCEEERRAMQAALDSIVCHTPLNNLGFSRKGTALTFSVAFQALRAGLFELSQHMKLKLQFTASVSHPPPEARPLSRKSSPSSPAVRDFMERHQGSLGRSQSFSHQQPSRSHLMRSGSVMERRAITPPVASPVGRPLYLPPDKAMLSLDKIAKRECKVLVVEPVK; encoded by the exons ATGGAGTCCCAGTGCGACTACTCGATGTACTTCCCCGCCGTGCCGCTGCCCCCCCGGGCAGAGCTGGCCGGCGATCCCGGCCGCTACCGAGCGCTGCCGCGGAGGAACCACCTTTACCTGGGGGAAACGGTGCGCTTTCTGCTGGTGCTGCGCTGCCGGGGGAGCGCCGAAGCCGGCTCCGGGGAAGCCCCTGGAGCCGCCTGGGCCGAGCTGGCGGAGGCCCTGGCGGCCCTGGCCTCAGTCAGCGCCGGAAGTGGGGCGCCCGGCTCCGGAGACCAGGACCTGGAACCCCCGGGGAGTGCGGGGCTGTTCTCGGACTGCAGCCCCCTCCTCACCCATGGCCCGGGCCCTGCCACAGGCGGGGGAGCAACCATG TTGCCTGTAGAAGAACCGATTGTGTCCACAGATGAAGTCATCTTTCCACTAACCATTTCTTTGGACAAACTACCCCCAGGAACACTTAAGGCCAAG ATTGTAGTTACTGTGTGGAAAAGGGAGGTTGAGACAGCAGAGGTCAGAGATCATGGCTACCTGAGATTGCTGCAGACCCGGGCCCCTGGGGAGACATTCCGAGGGGAGCAAAATGCATTCAAGGCCCAAG TGAGCACTCTGCTAACCCTACTTCCCCCTCCTGTTCTGAAATGTCGACAGATCACTGTGGCTGGAAAACACCTGACAGTGCTCAAGG TGCTGAACAGTTCCTCACAAGAGGAAATTTCTATCTGGGACATCCGTATCCTCCCCAATTTCAATGCCAGTTATCTGCCTGTCATGCCTGATGGTTCTGTGCTGCTGGTGGACAATGTCTG CCACCAGTCTGGGGAAGTCTCCATGGGCTCCTTTTGTCGTCTCCCTGGTTCTTCTGGCTGCTTCCCATGCCCTCTTAGTGCTCTAGAGGAACATAACTTCCTATTCCAACTGAGGGCAGGTGAACAACCCCCTCCAAAAGGCCAGGAG GGCCTAGAGGTATCTCTGGTTGCTATAGTTCAGTGGTCTACACCTAAGTTACCATTCACTCAGAGTATTTACACCCACTATAG GCTGCCTAGCATTCGCTTGGACCGTCCATGCTTTGTAATGACTGCCTCATGTGAGTCTCCTGTGCGAGTACACGAGCGTTTTACTGTTACCTATACATTGCTCAACAATCTACAGGACTTTCTTGCTGTTAGGCTTGTCTGGACCCCAGAGCATGCACAAACTG GAAAGCAGCTATGTGAAGAAGAGAGACGGGCAATGCAGGCTGCCTTGGATTCTATTGTTTGCCATACACCTCTCAATAATCTAGGCTTCTCCAGAAAGGGTACTGCACTCACTTTCAGTGTGGCCTTCCAAGCCCTAAGGGCTGGACTCTTTGAG TTGAGCCAGCACATGAAGCTGAAGTTGCAGTTTACTGCCAGTGTATCCCATCCCCCACCTGAGGCCCGGCCCTTGTCACGAAAGAGCAGTCCTAGCAGCCCTGCTGTTCGAGACTTCATGGAGAGACATCAGGGTAGCCTGGGCCGGTCCCAGTCCTTCTCCCACCAGCAGCCTTCCCGCAGCCACCTCATGAG GTCAGGCAGTGTGATGGAACGCCGTGCCATCACACCACCTGTGGCCTCCCCTGTGGGCCGACCCCTCTACCTGCCTCCAGATAAGGCCATGCTCTCTCTGGACAAGATTGCCAAGCGTGAGTGCAAGGTCTTGGTGGTTGAACCTGTCAAGTAG